A single region of the Ptychodera flava strain L36383 chromosome 9, AS_Pfla_20210202, whole genome shotgun sequence genome encodes:
- the LOC139139823 gene encoding uncharacterized protein: MAPSAKDLVDVNGNQRDNIACKVKMELYCDSFRKETERLENTDDLVTDFDDSSLQKTIGDANLALNIASFICNTLADGIKELPEAMAGTAAAIRNRIQIVPPWVKIDNDAVLVRLWKAANVMDDLMAYAKETEKLARKTAEMASEAAARTEMTSADIAAAMKELQKAQKETIAAEKKKKEAEEKSQKESIEIEGKRASKKAQKEADDTNGIVNKAKEVVKKAQGLARQSSGQNPDVQSKMEEAQEALRVAIESAIETKKASDEAEKAQTKINQLVSSKSSSVEAVQKIEEEIQKYSEETDKHAVEAKSQAGIAEKSAKRVIDIVEEEKARDKAWKTAKEAKKVSESVKKDAEAARDAASDTKDLADSIVTDTEEASASEGELRKLSEETQATADEVIAAAEKAETLSETIEKMKTEDGEADQILEVLSETKDTIKEAKDAAEKARSLTAKCKEACEHGKVLVEKQNTVNESKKYSEEAKYLVDEVMQATSDSSEILVQANEFAAEERERESSTSKDGKALQGVTVTQTSNADEEVEIVDVDATLKEAKVVIEEAKDLQNEVIKAADATQDAAGEIEDKYQARVGLEDLLKHLERATRSMEQTRTVSAKAIDRAGQAGSSGKQVINQIDDKRTKQDANLALQQASKLAKSLNEEIAAANAISKEADDTVPKINTEMDDSDTVQQELSEAGQLAKTKADELQIKADRLEGKISILEAQFQEKEDKEKLKESIQSLKDEMAETQKVYDEAKDVIKTCGHKTKTRSDQVASSEKQEAAKSTNALIEEAKRVAREARDLVKDVKQSAKDTQHASDDCGRDTDEARRAIQIAEEAAQETKRAGFEVTRTAESIDRAIDDLTSVIKADRSTASDVKVSESKLSKCIENAEKAAEKAKSCMDRSTKAVEDMASKNPKGWKSVKYTSHDEDVLSVVRAPDGAFEGITIVCKENESLAKTVVGEHEELLSNVVSMEPQDVKLKKSALIGIRYIPPNTRIAGYEVVVKARDQNGDWKVIPTNSTERSYDEYRGLTFAEVKVDNFSTYVVVRRVVRDRHSVGKRGGAVTSSIDPRVAIAYAKDTLSSQTDVTLQVIPSDTTQLNVRRNKWESLRHLVSTSPVLHFSHARNVKIKKAMTITLPILLVSQEDEDHDRTTTTNTTSSSTQSGDLIIPGVGSFSSGGGDQKQKRRKEGAKNTGEVLLMGRDKKGSWRKVSGADVQYKKSGLIEAKVNEGVDRVLAIQMKEGSTTPPSQTAAAVEMSSLVKVANIILHHYVDDRARVIIQVVPSHRCDETVKELHKKGYEGPPSPSNEIEIREEQEFTVKFKQNIKLMDQEAYGEHEQKIIFREAFSNRMELFLEAADPFRNHSSDFDRGSAHFYKKDSETSKINIDSSVLEETWNHLTDLPVSLPKVEKEFRARQTKKDAVDAEVPLSNASLRDLAQEIGDEFEKLANYLEMPNSQLQRVKRDHPYNTEEQIFDLLISWRNKTKRSLNKVEILANALKKCGRTDLGEKILEMPK, from the exons ATGGCGCCAAGTGCAAAGGACTTGGTTGACGTCAATGGCAACCAACGTGACAACATCGCATGTAAGGTTAAGATGGAATTATACTGTGACTCATTCCGAAAGGAAACCGAAAGATTAGAAAATACTGACGATCTAGTCACAGACTTTGATGACTCGTCTTTGCAGAAGACGATCGGCGACGCCAACTTAGCTTTGAACATCGCCAGTTTCATCTGTAACACACTTGCCGATGGAATCAAGGAATTGCCCGAGGCAATGGCTGGTACTGCTGCTGCCATTAGAAACAGAATTCAAATCGTCCCACCCtgggtaaaaattgataatg ACGCAGTATTGGTTCGACTTTGGAAGGCCGCAAACGTAATGGATGATCTGATGGCATACGCCAAAGAAACTGAGAAGCTGGCGAGAAAAACTGCAGAGATGGCCAGCGAAGCAGCAGCCAGAACGGAAATGACGTCAGCCGACATAGCCGCTGCCATGAAGGAGTTACAGAAAGCCCAAAAGGAAACAATAGCagcagaaaagaaaaagaaggaAGCGGAGGAAAAATCGCAAAAAGAAAGCATCGAAATAGAGGGGAAAAGGGCTTCGAAAAAGGCCCAAAAAGAGGCAGATGATACCAACGGCATCGTAAATAAGGCAAAAGAAGTTGTGAAAAAGGCACAAGGCCTAGCAAGACAGAGTAGCGGACAGAACCCGGATGTACAGTCTAAGATGGAAGAGGCACAGGAAGCTCTGCGCGTTGCCATAGAATCAGCAATAGAAACCAAGAAGGCCTCTGATGAAGCTGAGAAAGCGCAGACGAAAATAAACCAGCTGGTTAGTAGCAAGTCATCGTCTGTTGAAGCCGTGCAAAAAATCGAAGaggaaatacaaaaatacagtgaAGAAACAGACAAACACGCTGTAGAGGCAAAGTCACAAGCCGGAATTGCAGAGAAATCTGCAAAGAGGGTGATCGATATCGTTGAAGAGGAGAAAGCTAGAGACAAAGCATGGAAGACGGCCAAAGAAGCTAAAAAAGTCTCTGAAAGCGTGAAGAAAGACGCCGAAGCGGCGAGAGACGCTGCCTCTGACACCAAAGATTTGGCAGACTCGATTGTGACAGACACGGAAGAGGCAAGCGCCTCGGAAGGAGAACTGAGAAAACTGAGCGAAGAGACTCAAGCAACAGCGGATGAAGTGATAGCCGCAGCCGAGAAAGCAGAAACTCTGTCTGAAACcatagaaaaaatgaaaacagaagATGGAGAAGCGGACCAAATTTTGGAAGTCTTATCCGAGACCAAAGACACTATTAAGGAGGCAAAAGATGCTGCAGAGAAAGCACGGAGTCTGACAGCGAAGTGCAAGGAAGCATGTGAACATGGCAAGGTTCTTGTCGAGAAACAAAACACAGTGAACGAGAGTAAAAAATACAGTGAAGAGGCAAAATATTTGGTTGATGAAGTCATGCAAGCCACAAGTGATTCGTCTGAAATTCTGGTACAAGCTAACGAATTCGCCGCTGAGGAAAGAGAACGAGAAAGCTCTACAAGCAAAGACGGCAAAGCATTACAGGGGGTTACTGTCACCCAGACGTCCAATGCCGATGAAGAGGTCGAAATCGTAGATGTCGATGCAACACTAAAAGAAGCAAAGGTCGTGATCGAGGAAGCTAAAGACTTGCAGAATGAAGTGATCAAAGCGGCTGATGCAACCCAGGATGCAGCTGGAGAGATAGAAGATAAGTACCAGGCCCGTGTAGGCTTGGAAGATCTGTTAAAACATTTGGAGCGGGCTACCAGATCCATGGAACAGACCAGAACGGTGTCTGCAAAAGCTATAGACCGTGCCGGACAAGCTGGATCGTCCGGCAAACAGGTAATCAATCAAATCGACGACAAGCGAACAAAGCAAGATGCCAACCTCGCTTTACAACAAGCCAGTAAATTGGCAAAATCCCTGAATGAAGAGATTGCCGCAGCGAATGCCATTTCCAAGGAGGCGGATGATACTGTACCGAAGATAAACACAGAGATGGATGATAGCGACACTGTCCAGCAAGAGTTGTCCGAGGCTGGCCAATTGGCAAAAACGAAAGCAGATGAACTGCAGATAAAAGCAGATCGTCTGGAGGGGAAAATTTCCATCCTGGAAGCACAGTTTCAAGAGAAAGAAGACaaggaaaaattgaaagagagcattcaaagtttgaaagatGAAATGGCAGAAACACAGAAAGTTTACGATGAAGCTAAAGATGTGATCAAAACGTGCGGCCATAAAACAAAGACAAGGAGTGACCAAGTTGCCTCAAGCGAGAAACAAGAGGCTGCTAAATCAACCAACGCTCTGATTGAGGAAGCCAAGAGGGTCGCTCGAGAAGCCAGAGATCTTGTAAAAGATGTAAAACAGTCAGCCAAGGACACTCAACATGCATCTGACGACTGTGGAAGAGACACCGACGAGGCAAGACGTGCCATACAAATCGCAGAGGAAGCCGCACAGGAGACTAAGAGAGCAGGTTTCGAGGTAACAAGGACAGCAGAATCAATCGATAGAGCCATTGATGATCTGACCAGCGTTATCAAGGCAGACCGATCTACAGCATCAGATGTGAAGGTGTCTGAAAGCAAGTTATCTAAATGCATTGAAAATGCTGAAAAGGCTGCTGAGAAGGCCAAGTCTTGCATGGATAGATCCACCAAAGCTGTCGAAGATATGGCGTCTAAGAATCCAAAGGGCTGGAAATCTGTCAA ATATACATCCCATGATGAAGACGTTCTAAGCGTAGTTCGCGCACCAGATGGCGCCTTTGAAGGAATCACCATCGTTTGCAAGGAAAACGAAAGCCTTGCCAAAACGGTCGTTGGAGAACATGAAGAGTTATTGAGCAACGTGGTGTCCATGGAGCCTCAAGATGTTAAACTTAAGAAATCGGCCCTGATTGGCATCAGATACATCCCACCTAACACACGCATTGCAGGCTATGAAGTGGTTGTCAAGGCCAGGGATCAGAATGGAGACTGGAAAGTCATTCCCACCAATTCAACAGAGAGATCATACGATGAATATCGA GGGTTAACTTTTGCCGAGGTGAAAGTTGACAATTTTTCTACCTACGTAGTAGTGAGGCGAGTTGTGAGAGACAGGCACAGCGTGGGAAAGAGAGGAGGGGCGGTGACGTCATCGATCGATCCTCGTGTGGCCATTGCATATGCTAAGGATACACTATCTTCACAAACTGACGTCACATTGCag GTGATACCGTCGGATACTACTCAACTCAACGTCAGACGTAACAAATGGGAATCGCTTCGTCATCTGGTGTCGACGTCACCTGTGCTGCATTTCTCCCACGCGCGAAACGTGAAGATAAAGAAAGCCATGACAATCACCTTGCCAATCCTGCTGGTATCTCAAGAAGATGAAGATCACGACAGAACCACAACGACCAACACCACTTCTTCGTCCACACAATCAGGCGATTTGATCATTCCGGGTGTAGGATCTTTCTCCAGTGGCGGCGGAGATCAAAAACAGAAGAGAAGAAAAGAGGGCGCTAAGAATACTGGAGAAGTATTGCTGATGGGAAGAGATAAAAAGGGATCTTGGCGAAAAGTCAGTGGTGCAGATGTACAGTATAAGAAGAGTGGTTTAATCGAAGCCAAAGTTAACGAGGGCGTTGACAG aGTCCTTGCGATTCAAATGAAGGAGGGTTCTACAACACCGCCGAGCCAAACAGCAGCTGCCGTTGAAATGAGTAGTCTCGTCAAAGTAGCCAACATTATACTTCATCATTACGTTGATGACCGAGCACGTGTTATCATCCAGGTAGTACCATCTCATAGATGCGACGAAACCGTCAAGGAGCTCCACAAGAAGGGCTACGAAGGTCCCCCGTCTCCTAGCAACGAAATAGAGATCAGGGAAGAGCAAGAATTTACGGTCAAGTTTAAACAAAACATAAAGTTGATGGATCAAGAGGCCTATGGCGAACACGAGCAGAAGATAATTTTCCGCGAAGCTTTCTCGAATAGGATGGAGCTGTTTTTGGAAGCGGCTGACCCATTCAGAAATCACAGCTCCGACTTCGACCGCGGGAGTGCTCATTTTTACAAGAAAGATTCAGAAACATCGAAAATTAATATTGATTCATCTGTTCTGGAGGAGACTTGGAACCATCTCACAGATTTGCCCGTATCACTACCAAAG GTTGAAAAGGAATTTAGAGCACGACAAACAAAGAAGGACGCTGTCGACGCAGAAG TGCCTTTGAGCAATGCTTCTTTGCGTGATCTTGCCCAGGAGATCGGAGATGAGTTCGAGAAACTTGCCAACTATCTGGAGATGCCAAACAGTCAATTGCAACGCGTAAAGCGAGACCACCCATACAACACTGAAGAACAAATCTTTGATTTATTGATCTCAtggagaaacaaaacaaaaagatcGCTGAATAAAGTTGAAATCTTGGCAAATGCACTGAAAAAATGCGGGCGCACAGATCTTGGCGAAAAAATTCTCGAGATGCCAAAATAA
- the LOC139139822 gene encoding galactosylceramide sulfotransferase-like, with amino-acid sequence MAAKTYLRAIVIFFSVYVVYWIGFEAGRYAKEEHLNERRLIGNEHGPGKLEIFTKNIREDTVEGSSRGGGKMASTEVETCEPVKKIVFIKTHKTASTTLASIIERFGYTRNLSFVVPPDRKYGPHILSSSSRFTRAMLKNSPLPLNGGKYYDMLTNHVRYNRPEMDDVIPNATYVTIIRHPVKHFESAFSYFQWGRLIKDSNDKIAKFMENPQTYLDKKVYFWYQSHNGQLFDLGMDTADTNDDKKVDAYIQKLNSEMDLVLVADYFDQSLLVLKKQLCWTMDDILYIPNGVRSETQRRHITDNTRQKIVAWNKSDFKLYQHFNRTLWQKIDQYGTTFEQDLQEFRQRRQKAMNECTDNMSVLQNDPRETRYKLKANASDLCQNLWRGDVTFTALLRNRQLEGRVLEPPHNQQNN; translated from the exons ATGGCTGCGAAAACATATCTGCGAGCGATCGTGATATTTTTTAGTGTTTACGTAGTGTACTGGATTGGCTTTGAAGCAGGAAGATACGCTAAGGAGGAACATTTGAATGAACGCCGACTAATAGGAAATGAACATGGTCCGGGAAAACTCGA AATATTCACCAAAAATATCAGGGAAGACACCGTCGAAGGTAGCAGTCGTGGTGGAGGGAAGATGGCATCAACTGAAGTGGAAACCTGTGAacctgtgaaaaaaattgtgtttataAAAACTCACAAGACAGCTAGTACAACTCTCGCATCAATTATTGAACGATTTGGGTATACAAGAAACCTGTCATTTGTGGTACCCCCTGATAGGAAGTACGGACCACACATCTTGTCGAGCAGCAGCAGATTTACACGAGCAATGCTGAAGAATAGTCCGTTACCGTTGAATGGCGGGAAATATTATGATATGCTGACCAATCATGTGCGATATAATCGCCCTGAAATGGATGACGTCATACCAAATGCCACCTATGTCACAATTATTCGTCATCCAGTCAAACATTTTGAGTCTGCTTTTTCGTACTTTCAGTGGGGCAGATTAATCAAAGATTCGAATGATAAAATCgcaaaattcatggaaaatcCTCAAACATACCTGGACAAGAAGGTGTACTTTTGGTACCAGAGTCATAACGGTCAACTATTCGACTTGGGCATGGATACAGCTGACACTAACGACGATAAGAAAGTTGATGCTTatattcaaaaattaaattcagAGATGGATCTGGTTCTCGTTGCTGATTATTTTGACCAATCATTGTTGGTGTTGAAAAAACAACTTTGTTGGACAATGGATGATATTCTGTACATTCCAAATGGCGTCAGAAGCGAAACGCAACGCAGACACATTACGGATAATACTCGACAAAAGATTGTTGCATGGAACAAATCAGATTTCAAGCTATACCAACATTTTAACAGAACACTTTGGCAGAAAATTGATCAATACGGAACGACATTCGAGCAAGATTTACAAGAATTTAGACAAAGGCGACAGAAGGCGATGAACGAGTGCACTGACAACATGTCAGTTCTTCAAAACGACCCTAGAGAAACAAGATACAAATTAAAAGCCAATGCTTCAGATTTGTGTCAAAATCTTTGGCGaggtgacgtcactttcacagCCTTGTTGCGGAATAGACAGCTTGAAGGCAGAGTACTTGAACCCCCACACAACCAACAAAACAATTGA